A single window of Cryptococcus neoformans var. neoformans JEC21 chromosome 3 sequence DNA harbors:
- a CDS encoding response to stress-related protein, putative translates to MDAKKATIAVIALAAAATAYKVMSTTQEKKNTEGVCPATGQKLAGSTGCPFSSGLPLPDPAHRCDPNSIQEEYKVPEVPPLTEAQKDIIKSTAPILEQHGVTITTHFYKNMIRAHPELRDVFSESAQKLGHQPAALAAAVYAYACNIHDLTPILPVVERIAHKHTSLHITANQYGIVGKHLIQAIVDILGDAVTPDIADAWYNGYWNLAHVFIKRERELYDSAIEAGGWEGWRQFKVAKRVKESNEITSFYLKPVEGSGKPLPKFRPGQYTAVQIDIPALGHKQARQYSLSDAPNGEYFRISVKREDGVPVPTFSNPEVPFHPGWMSNVLHKDYQEGSIINVASPFGDFYYAPSDSSPTAPLVLLSAGVGQTPVMAMLNAQLAKNNEPNSPAKPITYVTVARSPKVRAFKDHVKKLSEVHENVKSRIFYSRPTDDVVEGKDYDFKGRMDLEKIKEDLYLEDKTAEYYICGPSKFMLNTRDKLQSLGVDPSRIHYELFEAGNLSA, encoded by the exons ATGGACGCCAAGAAGGCTACTATCGCTGTCATTGCCCTTGCTGCCGCTGCTACCGCTTACAAAGTCATGAGTACCActcaagaaaagaagaacacCGAGGGTGTCTGCCCTGCCACCGGTCAGAAGCTTGCTGGTTCTACTGGATGCCCCTTCAGCTC AGGACTGCCTTTGCCTGACCCTGCTCACCGATGTGACCCCAACTCTATCCAAGAAGAGTACAAGGTTCCCGAAGTGCCTCCCCTTACCGAGGCGCAAAAGGACATCATCAAGTCAACTGCTCCTATCCTCGAGCAACATGGTGTCACCATAACTACTCATTTCT ACAAGAACATGATCCGTGCTCACCCCGAGCTGAGAGATGTCTTCTCAGAGAGCGCTCAAAAACTTGGCCACCAGCCTGCCGCACTTGCCGCTGCCGTTTATGCCTACGCTTGCAACATCCACGACCTCACTCCTATTCTCCCCGTCGTCGAGCGAATCGCCCACAAGCACACTTCTCTCCATATTACTGCCAACCAATACGGCATTGTCGGCAAGCACTTAATCCAGGCTATTGTTGACATCCTCGGTGACGCCGTGACACCCGACATCGCTGATGCCTGGTACAATGGTTATTGGAATTTGGCTCAT GTCTTCATCAAGCGGGAGCGTGAACTTTACGATTCTGCTATTGAAGCTGGTGgttgggaaggatggaggCAATTCAAGGTCGCCAAGCGAGTTAAGGAGTCCAACGAGATCACGAGCTTCTATCTGAAGCCTGTTGAAGGTTCCGGCAAGCCTTTGCCCAAGTTCCGGCCTGGTCAGTACACTGCTGTTCAGATCGATATTCCCGCTTTAGGCCACAAGCAAGCCAGGCA GTATTCACTGTCTGACGCTCCTAATGGAGAGTACTTCCGAATCTCTGTCAAGCGGGAAGATGGAGTTCCTGTACCCACATTTTCTAACCCCGAAGTTCCCTTCCACCCTGGATG GATGAGTAATGTCCTTCACAAAGATTATCAAGAAGGCTCGATCATCAACGTCGCCTCGCCATTCGGTGATTTCTACTATGCTCCCTCCGATTCCTCGCCCACTGCCCCGCTCGTCCTCCTTTCCGCCGGTGTCGGTCAAACACCCGTCATGGCCATGCTCAACGCCCAACTCGCCAAGAACAATGAGCCTAACTCTCCTGCCAAGCCTATAACCTACGTTACCGTTGCTAGGAGTCCTAAAGTTCGTGCGTTCAAGGACCATGTGAAGAAGCTCTCAGAGGTGCATGAGAATGTGAAGAGCAGAATATTCTACTCGAGACCGACGGATGACGTGGTAGAGGGGAAGGACTATGATTTCaagggaaggatggatcttgagaagatcaaggaggaCTTGTATTTGGAAGATAAGACGGCCGAGTACTA CATCTGCGGTCCTTCTAAGTTCATGCTCAACACAAGGGACAAGCTCCAATCTCTCGGTGTCGATCCATCTCGAATCCACTATGAGCTATTCGAGGCTGGTAACCTTTCTGCTTAG